GTGTCGCTCGTCAGCAACGAGTTCCTCTGCAAGGCGCTGCCGTACCAGAACCTCAAGCGGCCCTGTGACGAGATGATGGACGTGGACGTCCAGCTCCAGATGGCCCGTGACTTCGACGCGCGCACGGACTGGGCGGAGATCGCCCTGTCGCCCGCGCACGCCCGGCAGATCATCGCCCAGGGCAAGCTCGCCATGGTGCTCTCCATCGAGTCCAGCAAGCTCTTTGGCACCAAGGACTGGCGCGCGGAGTTGAACCGCGTCTATTCGCTGGGCGTGCGCTCGTTGCAGCCCGTGCACCAGTTGGACAACCGCTTTGGCGGCGCGGCCCCGCACAACGCCATCTTCCAGGTGGCCCAGTTCCTGGAGAACTGTCACATCGACACGGACTGCGGCCTCACCGGCAACGGCTTCACGCTGGGCTTCGACGTGGACGCCAACTGCAAGAACACCAAGGGCCTCACCGCGGACGGCAAGGCGCTGGTCCAGGAGATGATGAACAAGGGGATGCTCATCGACATGGCCCACATGTCCGAGAAGAGCGTCCAGGACGCCTATGCCCTGTCCCAGGGCCGGACGTACTACCCGCTGTTCATCTCCCACGGCCACTTCCGCGAGGTGATGAACCCGGAGCTGGCCGCCAACGAGAAGACGACGCCGTCGTGGGTGGTCCGCTACGTGCGCCAGACGGGCGGCATGTTCGGCCTGCGCACCGCGCACGACGAGACGCGCAACTACAACCGCACGCCGGTGGCCAACAACTGCCAGGGCTCCACGCGCTCGCTGGCGCAGGCGTACGAGTTCGGCCGCCAGGGCCTGAAGGTCAACATGGGCTTCGGCGCGGACCTGAACGGCTTCATCCAGCAGACGCGCCCGCGCTTCGGTGACTTCGGCGCGTGCTCCGCGGGCTTCCGCGCGGAGGCGGACGCGCAGGAGGAGCAGCAGCGCGTCTCCGGCCCGCCGCCGCTGGGCACCGACTTCGACGTGTACGGCCTGGCCCACGTGGGCCTGCTGCCCGACGTGGTGAAGGACCTGAAGCAACTGGGCGTCAACACCTCGGGCCTGGAGGGCTCCGCGGAGAACTTCATCCGGATGTGGGAGCGCGCCAACGGGACGCGCACCGGCATGGCGGACGCGGCCAACGACATCGACACCGGCGGCGTGGACCCCTACGTCGCCAAGGCCACCCGCGAGGCGGCGTACCCGAAGATCTGCGGCAAGGCCTACGCCCCCAGCACCAAGCTGGTGTCGGAGACGTGCCGCTTCGACGCGGAGTGCAAGTCCAGCCTGTGCAGCGCGTGGGACGACTGCGGTGACGTGCCGGGTGTCTGCACCTGCTCCACGGACTCGCACTGCGCCTCGAACCAGTTCTGCGGCTGGGGCACCAATGACGGCAAGTGCGTGAACAAGCGCCCCAAGGGCTCGCTGTGCTCCTCCGGCCGCGAGTGCCAGTCCGGCAAGTGCTCGTGGCTGATGTGCACGTGAGCTTCCCGTCATGAAACGGCCCCCGGGATCTTCGGATCCCGGGGGCCGGATGTTTCAGGCGGCCTTGCGGACTAGCGCAGCTGCAGGAACGAGAACGACAGGCCCTGGTGCGTGGCCACCAGGTTGCCGCTCAGGTCCGTCAGCTCGCGGTAGTTCGTGGTGCCGCTGTTATTGGTGAACTCGCTGAACACCGTGCGGCCGTTCATCTCGTAGAGGAAGGAGCTGCCCGTGCTGGCCGGCAGCGTGTCCACCAGCGTCGCCTGGGTGCCGGCGGCCGGGTCGATCTTCCACCACTTCCAGGCCACGGCGCTCGCCAGGGTGCGCGCGACCGTGTCCGCCGCGACCGGGGAGACGGTCTCATCCAGCACGCGCAGGTAGCCCGTGCCGTTGGGGCCCGCGAGCAGCGAACCGGTGGCGCCGCCGTTCGTCAGCGTGCTCAGCTCCTTGAAGAAGGACTCGTCGTACTTGTTCGTCGCCGGGTCGAACTTCAGCAGGCACGGGGTGGGCACGCTGGGGTTGGAGCCGGACACGCGCTTCTCCGCGGCGCCGTACGCCTCCGTCGCCAGGTAGACCTTGCCGTCCGTGCCCACGATGCCGTCGCGCACGTAGCCGCAGCGCTCATCCGTCACCACTTCCGCGGCGTCGTTCGTGGTGTCCACCACGATGATGCCCGCCTTCTTGGTGACGGCGGCGCCCGCGCGCCAGCCCAGCGGCATCAGCACCTTGGTGCCCACGCGCAGCGGGTTGGAGGCGAAGGTCGTCGAGCTGCCGGCGACGGTCATCGCCGGCAGCGAGATGCTGTTCGTCAGCGTCATGTCCTTCGGGTTCCAGATGATGACCTGCGAGTTGCGGCCGTCGAAGTAGTAGGCCTTGGTCTCGGAGACGAACTGGAACTGGTTCTGGTACTCGCCGATGGAGGTGACGCCCTTGCCCGCGAAGGTGACCTCACCGGTCTTCTCCAGCGTGTTGCTGGCCGTCAGGTCGTAGCGGGTGACGGTGGCGCCGGCGCTGCTGGAGACGAAGAGGGAGCCCGTCTTCGAGATGCCGGAGCCCAGCGCGCGGCCGTTGATCTGCGTGGCGTTGGCCGTGGACAGCGGCGTGGCCGGGTCCAGCGTCTCCGTCAGGATGACGTAGCTCGTGGAGTTGCCCTCGACGCTGACCTGCGCGACGAACGCGTACATCGGCGTCGTCGTCGTGCCACCGTCGGTGCCCGTGCCCGCGTCCGGGGTGGTGTTGTCGTCGTCGTCGCTGCAGGCCGCCGTCGTGAAGGCGAGGGAGAGCGTCAGGAGCAGACGCGCGGAGGTGCGGAGGAAGGGTGAAGGCTTCAAAGGACTTCCCTTTCAAGTGGGGTGTGGGTGCGGCGAAAGACAGGGAGGCGATGTTCAGCGCTCCAGCGTGAACTTGGCGGCGATGAGCCGACCGGGGCGCTGGACCCCGTAGAAGTCGTAGGTCTGGGCGTTGGTGATGTTCTGGAAGTCCAGCGTCCAGCTCAGCCGCGTCGTCATGTCGCGGATGACGTAGGTGAGCGCCAGCCCGTGCGTGAGCTGTGAATCGATGCCCAGCTTCTCGTCGTTGCCCAGCGCCTCCCAGGAGAGGAGGAAGCCGTCCAAGTAGCGCGTGCGCCACGTGACGAGCAGCTCGTCCTGGAACTTGAGCAGGCCGGTCACCCGGGCCTGCGCGCTGCCGTTGGCGGTCAGGTAGGGACGGTTGGGGATGCGCTGGTCGTTGAACTCGGCGTAGTTGCCCTCGCCGGATGTGTTGCGCAGGTCCTGATACGTGGCGTTGCCATCCAGGCTCAGGTAGCGGCCCGGCGACGTCCACCCCACGGAGCCCATTCCGCCCAGCGAGCGGGAGCCATGGACGTTCTGGTACGTGAACGAGCTGCCCTGGCCAATCAGGATGATGAGCTGATCCGTCAGCCGGGCGAAGCCGCCCACGTTGGCGCGGAAGCTGCCGGCGCGGCCGGGCTCGGACGCGTAGCCCAGCCCCAGGTTGAAGTTGTGGCTGGTCTCCGGCTGGAGCGTCA
The sequence above is drawn from the Corallococcus sp. NCRR genome and encodes:
- a CDS encoding membrane dipeptidase, whose amino-acid sequence is MSRHSRIVSRFLSSPLLAATSLALACGPVTDEPPAPAEAPAEVAQPLAVSGFAEMHHHMFAEEAFGGGWFHGGHTGTLASCDGGMPESDHARVRMDLRDMLNLCPNSGSVNLGGIPILSDVFGVGGAVASEVIGQVEGTEGDTGLHLGRMETPTQWPRWDTIAHQQAWEGWLNKARQGGMSLVMVSLVSNEFLCKALPYQNLKRPCDEMMDVDVQLQMARDFDARTDWAEIALSPAHARQIIAQGKLAMVLSIESSKLFGTKDWRAELNRVYSLGVRSLQPVHQLDNRFGGAAPHNAIFQVAQFLENCHIDTDCGLTGNGFTLGFDVDANCKNTKGLTADGKALVQEMMNKGMLIDMAHMSEKSVQDAYALSQGRTYYPLFISHGHFREVMNPELAANEKTTPSWVVRYVRQTGGMFGLRTAHDETRNYNRTPVANNCQGSTRSLAQAYEFGRQGLKVNMGFGADLNGFIQQTRPRFGDFGACSAGFRAEADAQEEQQRVSGPPPLGTDFDVYGLAHVGLLPDVVKDLKQLGVNTSGLEGSAENFIRMWERANGTRTGMADAANDIDTGGVDPYVAKATREAAYPKICGKAYAPSTKLVSETCRFDAECKSSLCSAWDDCGDVPGVCTCSTDSHCASNQFCGWGTNDGKCVNKRPKGSLCSSGRECQSGKCSWLMCT